The following coding sequences are from one Rutidosis leptorrhynchoides isolate AG116_Rl617_1_P2 chromosome 11, CSIRO_AGI_Rlap_v1, whole genome shotgun sequence window:
- the LOC139876137 gene encoding probable receptor-like protein kinase At2g39360, which produces MSLLDDFAHLQIPLEDVLNATNNFADKNFIKHGGFGKIYKGKLFHHGEFIDIVARKLDGKYGMGSKEFWTEISMLSSLNHPNLVCFIGFCDENDIKIIVNKYEANGSLDRFLSANLTWIQRLKICVGVARAPSYIHYDEARDFSVVHCNIKSSKILLDDNWQPKLSGFALSLKSTKARRHRLLLAPPCGTIGYVDPKYIKSSSVTHKSDIYSLGVVFFEVLYGIQAFIKREGLGLLAPLAKSNYEDGTLDDMINQGLRKQMDPESYKIFSETAYCCLKDQRGQRPPIDQIVYALDKALKLQLKSDKAEVEVTETETDSWKVVNSFEFNTVNVGKNLDHLKIKLHDIQLATEYFAEKYWIESDGYSEVYKAELEHFDNKNFISIEGKDKCELPKRRSFVALKRIIKTPDNHQGERVFNVEIETLSNCKHRNIVTLLGFCVEIPEMIIVYELPSNGSLDDYLGTTVKMTNLTWVQHIKICFDIAQGLNYIHTSVGDKPIVIHRDIKSENILLNEKWEAMICDFGLSFSYQSDQLESTLDINMIVGTQVYLDPEYAKTGRLRKASDIYSFGVVLFEMFCGRLAYDPLYTMENSDGLAPTARLCSRKSS; this is translated from the exons ATGTCATTACTCGATGACTTTGCTCACTTACAAATCCCTCTGGAAGATGTCCTAAACGCCACCAACAACTTTGCTGATAAAAATTTCATTAAACATGGTGGATTTGGCAAAATCTACAAGGGAAAACTTTTTCATCATGGTGAATTCATCGATATCGTTGCACGCAAGTTAGATGGAAAGTATGGGATGGGAAGCAAAGAGTTTTGGACAGAGATTTCTATGCTTTCAAGTCTTAACCACCCAAATCTGGTATGTTTTATTGGGTTTTGTGATGAGAATGATATCAAGATTATAGTCAACAAGTATGAAGCCAATGGAAGTCTTGACAGATTCTTAAGTGCAAACCTTACGTGGATTCAGAGATTGAAAATTTGTGTTGGCGTTGCGCGTGCACCGAGTTATATCCATTATGATGAGGCACGTGATTTTAGCGTAGTACACTGCAACATTAAGAGCTCGAAAATATTACTAGATGACAACTGGCAACCCAAGTTATCCGGCTTTGCGCTTTCCTTGAAAAGCACAAAAGCTCGAAGGCACCGTCTTCTTCTTGCTCCTCCGTGTGGCACGATTGGGTATGTTGATCCTAAATACATTAAATCTAGTAGTGTGACTCACAAGTCAGATATCTACTCCTTGGGTGTAGTATTTTTTGAAGTGTTATATGGAATACAAGCTTTTATTAAGAGGGAAGGGTTAGGATTGCTAGCTCCCTTGGCCAAATCCAATTATGAAGACGGAACACTGGATGATATGATTAATCAGGGTCTACGTAAACAAATGGACCCAGAATCATACAAAATCTTCTCAGAAACAGCTTACTGTTGTTTAAAAGACCAACGAGGACAACGCCCACCCATAGATCAAATTGTCTATGCACTTGACAAAGCGTTGAAACTTCAATTGAAAAGTGAT AAAGCTGAAGTTGAAGTAACGGAGACCGAGACCGATTCCTGGAAGGTAGTAAATTCATTTGAGTTTAATACTGTAAACGTG GGGAAAAACTTGGACCACTTGAAGATTAAGCTTCATGATATACAGCTTGCCACTGAATATTTTGCTGAAAAGTACTGGATCGAGTCTGACGGATATAGTGAGGTGTACAAAGCAGAACTTGAACATTTTGATAACAAAAATTTCATTTCAATAGAAGGGAAAGATAAGTGTGAATTACCCAAGAGACGCAGTTTTGTAGCCTTAAAACGTATCATAAAGACACCAGACAATCATCAAGGAGAACGAGTGTTCAATGTAGAAATTGAAACACTTTCCAATTGTAAGCATCGCAACATAGTCACTCTTCTTGGGTTTTGTGTCGAGATTCCAGAGATGATCATTGTGTATGAGCTTCCTTCTAACGGATCCCTTGATGATTACTTAGGAACGACCGTTAAGATGACTAACCTTACTTGGGTGCAGCATATAAAAATATGCTTTGACATTGCTCAAGGGCTGAATTACATTCACACAAGTGTCGGTGATAAACCAATTGTCATACATCGTGATATTAAAAGCGAAAATATTCTATTAAATGAGAAGTGGGAAGCGATGATTTGTGACTTTGGGCTCTCCTTCAGCTACCAATCAGATCAACTAGAAAGCACTCTTGATATCAATATGATTGTAGGCACACAAGTCTATTTGGATCCGGAATATGCGAAGACCGGTCGATTGAGGAAAGCGTCAGATATATACTCTTTTGGAGTAGTTTTATTCGAAATGTTTTGTGGGAGATTGGCCTATGATCCTCTCTACACTATGGAAAATAGCGACGGGCTTGCACCCACTGCACGAC TGTGTAGCAGAAAGTCAAGCTGA